In Aspergillus chevalieri M1 DNA, chromosome 7, nearly complete sequence, the sequence GAGGCGCTTGTTGACAAGCCCTAGACTTTTGACGTTGACAGCCAACTTCTCCGTAAGGCCGAGAAGAGGATCCCTGCCTAAGCTCAAAATGGAAAATTCAATCTGGTCTTCTTCGTACTCCTCCATTCTCGTCAAGATGTTGGGTCTGACCAAGTCTAGCCAGTCATTTTCTAGGCAATTTCCTATGGACTGGGGCTGGCGTTCTAATCCGTCAAACTTCCACACTTTACCCATCGCTGGGACAAATGCAATAAAATGAAATCCCGCGTCTGCTTCGTCGTCCCGAGTACTTTTGTTCCGCCGCCGCGAAGTTGCTTCATTTTTCAGTTGTAGATCCGCATTGCGCAGGTCCATATTACTAAATGTCATCGTCAGAAATGAAGGTCCGAAAGAAAGCAAGGGCAAAACATACCGTGCAAATGAATTGTGTATTCGTTTGACAAATTCAAAATTATTGACGGCATCACCCCGCAATGCAGGCGTAAAAGACATGGTAAAGTCTCTGAACTGCTGTAAATTCTCACCCAGTTCAATGCCTTCTATATTATTGACGATGTTTAATAATGCCACACTGGCACAGGCATTACTTGCTGTCTGTTCGGTACATCAGTCTTTGATTCAGCTCATCTGGCCCCGGATGATACCAACCTGGTTGGCAAACCAAATTCCTTCAGGACAGCTTGGTTCCTGCTTTTCGGGATCATCCTCTCGCCAGCGAAACAGGAAGATCAAGCCGTAGACAGGTTTACTGTTCGGCATTGGTTAGGAAAGCACGAGAAGAAACCAGAAATTAAAACATAGCATACTTTAGAAATGCTAGCAATTCCTCTTCTAATGACACGACCTCTTGCACTTTGACACCCTTGACGCCAAATTCCCGTAGCATCACATTGAAAAAAGCCTTGGAAAGAGTTAGTTACGGGCCTATGTACCTTTTTCCCGACCCAAATAACTTACAGGCTCTGATTCAATCTCACAAAATCCATTCCATTCATCTGGCTTTAGTTCTATTGGTTGGGATGGTTCATCGGAGtcttcttccccagactGAGTGCTGAGTCTTCTTCGTCTAGCGCGTCCGCTCATGATCTGGTCTGATTGCGCAGAGCTTCGTTTTCTTAGACACTGTTtaagagaagaaggggaagtaagaggtttttttttttcttttttttgtcaGTTGCTGGAAGAATGAATAGAATATTAATGAATATTGGTGAAGAGAGGTCATCGGCCCATACACCTGATTGGCCGAAGCTTCTGCTCCAAACGCGACTCCACGCGCGGAacttcttttgctgctttGGCTGCTTCTCCTCCGTCATCAGTTTCTTTCCCCTCTGACTCTGAATATAACGAGTGCTACCATTTACTCCTTGCTTTTCTCCGGGAGGGGACTAATTGTTATAGTCCCAACTCCTATTGGTGGGTGTTATCTCTGCGTGCACTCAAGTGAACTGCCAAGGATTTTTTGGTCTCTGGTTGTTTCTCTTCAACCCACCCAACCCACGATACCTTGGGTTTAGGTATGCTTCCCTCCCCATATTATCTGATCCAATAAGCCATTACGAAGTACTCACAAATATCTCCCCAACAGCAGTGATCTCTGCGACCACAGCATGCCATGAACGGCACTCCTCGACTTCGGTCTGCGTTCCCTCAAACGCCTCAGACAGCCCAACGAACAAGAAACTATGGAAGCTACGGGCCCAGCACTCCAGCATTCAGATCGCCTAGGCCTCGTGAGCCCAGAGAGCTCAACCCTACCCCGAAGGTCCCTCAGAATGTCGACAGCTCTCCTTCACCGCTAGTGCCGACCAATTTGATAGATGCACCATCGCAAAGACTCTACGTCGTGGCGTTTTATATCGCTCTCAATTCTTGGCGGCTGTATGAATCTTGGTCGGCATCAGACGACTTGGATTCGACATGGCTTTTCATGAAGTGGAACTTGATTGATGGCATCTTCCTTTTCGGTCTCCAGGCCCTACGAATACCATGGCTCGAGTGGGCTTTCCCGACGACGCTTTCGATCTTTCTGATTCATATTGTTGGTAATATGTTTCTGATGTTCCGTATTCCGGTATGTTCGGCTCCGTCAATTCCTCTCGTCCACGGGTTTGGTGGAATACCCTGCTAATTTGGGAGTAGATTCCAGTGGCAGCATGGCTTTCGGGAGTGGTTAGGTTGGCTTACGATAGGGAGCTATCAATCTCTGAGCGAAGTGTTAAACCGGGCGACATCATTCACAATTCATCGCTTATTCTGGGAAAGCAAATTGTCCATATTCTGCCGGAGGGGTAGGTCTTTCTCATTCTTGGTGTTTTCTCCCGTCTATGAGGCTGTTTACTGATGACTCTAGTTCTGCCGTTCTCAATCCGGAATATGCGCCACTTTGTCTAGATTCGTACAGGAGCTCAATCGACTTGCCCATCCGTGTCAACCAAACCGACCCGATCATCATCGAACTGTTCCGCCTGGATTTCGACAACGGCGGTAACGAGACAATCTCCATCCCGTCAAAGCAACTGAAGCAGATGAAGCGTCAGGCAGACAAGCAGCTGTCGAACCCCAACCCGGGATCCCACCGTGATCTACTGTACCCAGTGCGGCGGCCTGGAATCTATCGTTTGCAGAGGGTTGTAGATAAGTCCAACCTCGAAGTCCATATGCGAGCCTCTGATGCACTTGTCGTCTCCTGCCCTCGTGCTACTATCAAACACACACATACACACAAATGTCGAGGAGAGCTGTCGAATCTGGTATTGGAGGTTGAAGGGACGCCTCCATTGAAGATCAAGTATAGCAGGCAGGTGAATAATCTTGACCGCGGCTTTTCTTTCCAAACTATCCAGCCAGACAGCTTGCGTTCGCCATTGCTAAACCAGAAGCGCACGGGTGCGCTTTTCAGTTCACGACAAATGGACGTCTCCTGGGCTCAGAGCCAGAGAATTGAGGTTCCTTTGAACGAGTCCTTGAATGCTGGAGGTGAATGGCTCTATGCTATTGAGGAAATCCATGATGGTTCTGGAAATGTGGCGAACTATTCAACAGCCCTGGACGAGATGGACCGCCCATCAGTGAAGCGCTCATCGCAGTCGCACCAATTCTCCGTTCATGAAAGACCTCGTTTGTCCTTGTCTGGATGCGATGACCGGCACTTCTTAGAAGTCGCCAAGGGAGACAGCATCGATCTACCAGTTAAATATCAACCTGTCGGTAGAGGATACAACGGGGACGCGCCTTTCTCTCTCACATATTCGTTTAGCGGGACCGGCCAGAAGACTCGTCAACTATCTCTGAAGAGTCTTGACCTAAAGCCTCAGATAAAGGATCCTGGTTGGTATACGTTGGACGCCATTTCAAGTCAATACTGTTCGGGAGATATCATGGAGCCTTCTGCCTGTTATCTGCACAACCCTCCCGAGCCTGAGTTGGGTGTCCGACATGAGAAGATCTTCGACAAATGTGCTAACAACTCGGTCGGGTTACTCGTCGACTTGGACTTTACGGGCTCGCC encodes:
- a CDS encoding ubiquitin C-terminal hydrolase 37 (COG:O;~EggNog:ENOG410PJGB;~InterPro:IPR038765,IPR036959,IPR001578;~MEROPS:MER0005539;~PFAM:PF01088;~go_function: GO:0004843 - thiol-dependent ubiquitin-specific protease activity [Evidence IEA];~go_process: GO:0006511 - ubiquitin-dependent protein catabolic process [Evidence IEA]) translates to MSGRARRRRLSTQSGEEDSDEPSQPIELKPDEWNGFCEIESEPAFFNVMLREFGVKGVKVQEVVSLEEELLAFLNKPVYGLIFLFRWREDDPEKQEPSCPEGIWFANQTASNACASVALLNIVNNIEGIELGENLQQFRDFTMSFTPALRGDAVNNFEFVKRIHNSFARNMDLRNADLQLKNEATSRRRNKSTRDDEADAGFHFIAFVPAMGKVWKFDGLERQPQSIGNCLENDWLDLVRPNILTRMEEYEEDQIEFSILSLGRDPLLGLTEKLAVNVKSLGLVNKRLGSTTNSETAAADGEDNTILGPDASLSLTREAIDHAEIPANQKEAYESCSPEELNQFQRKLSEEQQDLRAAIRLEQESEHADDDYAAGRRYNYQGYGPAVAKWLRFLARKKYLEDQLE